One stretch of Pseudomonadota bacterium DNA includes these proteins:
- the rpsO gene encoding 30S ribosomal protein S15, translated as MSVTATRKQEIITEFATKDGDTGSTEIQVAVLTERIANLTEHFKTNAKDHHSRRGLLILVGRRRKLLEYLKKKDFNRYEPLIKKLGLRK; from the coding sequence ATGTCGGTTACAGCTACACGTAAACAAGAGATTATTACAGAATTTGCCACAAAAGATGGTGATACCGGTTCAACTGAAATTCAGGTTGCGGTTTTAACCGAGCGTATCGCTAACTTGACTGAACACTTTAAAACTAACGCAAAAGATCATCACTCAAGAAGAGGTCTTTTAATACTGGTCGGTCGCAGAAGAAAGCTACTTGAGTATCTTAAAAAGAAAGACTTCAACCGCTACGAGCCTCTAATTAAAAAGCTAGGATTAAGAAAGTAG
- the truB gene encoding tRNA pseudouridine(55) synthase TruB, producing MQKKQRNSINGWLNINKPAGVTSTKVVAILKRYYNAKKVGHAGTLDPLAEGVLPIAFGEATKTINYMMDAKKEYEFTIKWGEATSTGDAEGEIIQTSKIIPAEQEIQTALPFFIGEIEQTPPAFSAIKIDGKRAYDLARQGKEVTIKSRKVSIYTLEYLGANTFRTQCSKGTYIRSLAIDLAAKLGTQGHVTMLKRTKVGNFCIKSAILLDMFDNKVYKDGSEELLLPVEQVLDDIPVLDITNEEATSLRQGKTISFKSDGLTQGDITAVKSNGKLIALCEVGNAIIKPSRVFNL from the coding sequence ATGCAAAAAAAACAACGCAATAGCATCAATGGCTGGTTAAACATAAACAAACCTGCTGGGGTTACGTCCACAAAAGTAGTTGCCATATTAAAACGCTACTATAACGCAAAAAAAGTAGGTCACGCAGGCACGCTTGACCCCCTTGCCGAAGGTGTTTTGCCCATTGCTTTTGGCGAAGCCACGAAAACCATAAATTACATGATGGACGCAAAAAAAGAGTATGAATTCACCATAAAATGGGGCGAGGCAACATCTACGGGCGATGCGGAAGGAGAGATAATTCAAACGTCTAAAATTATCCCCGCCGAGCAGGAAATACAAACCGCCCTCCCCTTTTTTATAGGAGAAATAGAACAGACACCTCCTGCATTTTCAGCTATCAAAATTGACGGCAAGAGAGCTTACGATTTGGCACGTCAGGGCAAAGAAGTTACGATAAAATCACGCAAAGTCAGTATATATACGCTGGAATACCTAGGAGCCAATACCTTCCGCACGCAATGTTCAAAAGGCACTTATATCCGCTCTTTGGCAATTGATTTAGCCGCAAAGCTTGGCACGCAAGGTCATGTAACAATGTTAAAGCGTACCAAAGTCGGGAATTTTTGTATAAAAAGTGCGATTTTACTGGATATGTTCGATAATAAGGTGTATAAGGACGGCTCTGAGGAACTGCTTTTACCTGTAGAACAAGTGCTAGACGACATCCCTGTACTTGATATTACTAACGAAGAAGCAACGTCCCTGAGGCAAGGGAAAACTATTAGTTTTAAATCAGATGGGTTGACGCAAGGTGATATTACCGCAGTCAAATCAAACGGAAAGCTGATAGCCCTGTGTGAAGTTGGGAACGCAATTATAAAGCCTTCCCGTGTTTTTAATTTATAA